Proteins co-encoded in one Haloarcula pelagica genomic window:
- a CDS encoding SWIM zinc finger family protein: protein MTLLTPPDDTDRTALAPDLRSLTDRAARAWTERMAVRELGDGEYAVTTDSGHTYVVDLPDRSCSCPDHRIRGEHCKHLRRIAIEITARRVPAPGMQRARCDACGTETFVDEEVPAPHLCETCRLDPGDVVRDRETGKRLVVVRVTDDRADERIIESTGRSVAAHETNEGYPATDLVVDAVYLPAAVREESPREYAFPHSRLERTDAQLLDFLD from the coding sequence ATGACGCTACTCACGCCACCCGACGACACCGATCGGACTGCACTCGCACCGGACCTCCGTTCGCTCACCGACCGGGCCGCACGCGCCTGGACCGAGCGCATGGCCGTCCGCGAACTGGGCGACGGCGAGTACGCCGTCACGACCGACAGCGGCCACACCTACGTCGTCGACCTCCCCGACCGGTCCTGTAGCTGTCCCGACCACCGTATCCGGGGCGAACACTGCAAGCATCTGCGCCGGATCGCCATCGAGATCACCGCCCGCCGCGTTCCGGCGCCGGGCATGCAACGGGCCCGCTGTGACGCCTGTGGCACCGAGACGTTCGTCGACGAGGAGGTGCCGGCTCCCCACCTCTGTGAGACCTGCCGGCTCGACCCCGGCGACGTGGTCCGGGACCGCGAGACGGGCAAGCGCCTGGTCGTCGTCCGGGTCACCGACGACCGCGCGGACGAGCGGATCATCGAGTCGACCGGCCGCTCGGTCGCCGCTCACGAGACCAACGAGGGGTACCCGGCGACGGATCTGGTCGTCGACGCGGTCTACCTCCCCGCGGCCGTCCGCGAGGAGTCGCCCCGGGAGTACGCGTTCCCCCACTCGCGTCTGGAGCGGACCGACGCGCAACTGCTCGATTTCCTCGACTGA
- a CDS encoding DUF7472 family protein codes for MDIERETVVQIVISAIALALFVAATVYVSSTYGTNGGLDPQGGIGIVTAIGVFVVFMLGAGLWLERQNF; via the coding sequence ATGGATATCGAGCGGGAGACCGTCGTGCAGATCGTTATCTCGGCTATCGCCCTCGCGCTCTTCGTCGCTGCGACCGTCTACGTCTCCAGTACGTACGGGACCAACGGCGGCCTCGACCCGCAGGGTGGTATCGGCATCGTCACCGCGATCGGCGTCTTCGTCGTGTTCATGCTCGGTGCCGGTCTCTGGCTGGAACGGCAGAACTTCTAG
- the priL gene encoding DNA primase regulatory subunit PriL, whose amino-acid sequence MQPLHARYPFMAAAREAVEAAAVDLGEVVATDEAVVERALERVQSAITNRTVGEPHRQTRVELLSYPVARVLVSLVDQHVCTRKYAEAEAETAYDRFVEAFERTTELKSTQGSQVSLRDLLAEFDLGSVVHERSDGYWIEVGPYLEMAADQRGDEWRLVNRTLADGRVAITRAELHVLLKQAIRHRVEDGLPFDVPDAIGQELTDEAEQIREVLSELDLTREIDTVVPELFPPCMKALLDQVQKGEHLEHHSRFAIATFLVGIGMTTDEIVELFQVNPGFGEEATRYQVNHIRGETSPTEYSTPACSTMQSYGDCVNKDDLCERIAHPMGYYEQKLDDSEDDELTDWRDEQDEGGDEDAADA is encoded by the coding sequence ATGCAACCGCTCCACGCACGCTACCCGTTCATGGCCGCCGCCCGGGAGGCCGTCGAAGCCGCGGCGGTCGATCTGGGCGAGGTGGTCGCGACCGACGAGGCAGTCGTCGAGCGCGCGCTGGAGCGGGTCCAGTCGGCGATCACGAACCGGACCGTCGGCGAGCCACACCGACAGACGCGGGTCGAACTCCTCTCGTACCCGGTCGCGCGGGTGCTCGTGTCGCTGGTCGACCAGCACGTCTGTACCCGGAAGTACGCCGAAGCCGAGGCGGAGACTGCCTACGACCGCTTCGTCGAGGCGTTCGAGCGCACTACGGAGCTCAAATCCACACAGGGATCACAGGTCTCCCTGCGGGACCTGCTCGCGGAGTTCGACCTCGGGAGCGTCGTCCACGAGCGCTCCGACGGCTACTGGATCGAGGTCGGGCCGTACCTGGAGATGGCGGCCGACCAGCGCGGCGACGAGTGGCGCCTTGTCAACCGCACGCTCGCGGACGGCCGCGTCGCGATCACGCGGGCCGAACTCCACGTCCTGCTCAAGCAGGCGATCCGCCACCGCGTCGAGGACGGACTCCCCTTCGACGTGCCCGACGCGATCGGGCAGGAACTCACCGACGAGGCCGAACAGATTCGGGAGGTGTTGTCCGAACTCGATCTCACTCGCGAGATCGACACCGTCGTCCCGGAGCTGTTCCCGCCGTGTATGAAGGCACTGCTCGACCAGGTCCAGAAGGGCGAACACCTCGAACACCACTCCCGCTTCGCTATCGCGACCTTCCTCGTGGGGATCGGGATGACGACCGACGAGATCGTCGAGCTGTTCCAGGTCAACCCCGGGTTCGGCGAGGAGGCCACCCGCTACCAGGTCAACCACATCCGCGGGGAGACCAGCCCGACGGAGTACTCGACGCCGGCGTGTTCGACGATGCAGTCCTACGGCGACTGCGTGAACAAGGACGACCTCTGTGAACGGATCGCCCACCCGATGGGCTACTACGAGCAGAAGCTCGACGACTCCGAGGACGACGAACTGACCGACTGGCGCGACGAGCAAGACGAGGGCGGCGACGAGGACGCGGCCGACGCCTAG
- a CDS encoding MATE family efflux transporter, protein MSDLDRSVDLTDGPLLVPLLKLSLPLVGTQLLQVAYNLVDTFVVGRLGDEAVAALTYSLPFIFLTISLGSGLTIAGTVLVSQHRGAGNDDRVREVAGQTIAVTALVSGALSAVGYVAAPTLLPYIGTTAGSAIHVMAVEYTRIVFAGTAFMFGAFAFQAILRGWGDTTTPMYLMLGSVAANAVLDPFLVLGFQDNVVFSLAGLQGLEASLYAATGFAGMGVSGAAIATVVARGGAALAGFWLLFSGRLGLDIALSDLWLDRETVWKILDVGGPAGLERSADSLAYTGMTVLVALVGTDAVAAYGVGNRINTLVYLPAVGLAQGVETAVGQNLGADQSGRARKSVLLAAGLGGAVFLAASLAAYAFAAGIVTAFLDPAKTAPAVLTMGAEYFRIIGPTYVFMGLFHLLNAAFRGAGSTRTALGFSIASQWLFRIPPTYLFITVLGMAAGGVWWGIALSHVAAAALVAVWFLVGNWDESVVGEKPAEQPDAESGTTTD, encoded by the coding sequence GTGAGCGATCTGGACCGGTCCGTCGACCTGACAGACGGCCCCCTGCTGGTGCCGCTGTTGAAACTCTCCCTGCCACTCGTTGGCACCCAACTGCTGCAGGTCGCGTACAACCTCGTCGATACGTTCGTCGTCGGGCGCCTGGGCGACGAGGCAGTCGCGGCACTGACGTACTCGCTGCCCTTTATCTTCCTGACCATCTCGCTGGGCAGCGGGCTGACCATCGCCGGCACCGTCCTCGTCTCCCAGCACCGCGGGGCCGGCAACGACGACCGAGTCCGGGAGGTGGCCGGCCAGACTATCGCCGTCACCGCGCTCGTCTCGGGAGCGCTCTCGGCGGTCGGCTACGTCGCGGCACCCACCTTGCTGCCCTACATCGGGACGACCGCCGGCTCGGCGATCCACGTCATGGCCGTCGAGTACACCCGGATCGTCTTCGCCGGGACGGCCTTCATGTTCGGCGCGTTCGCCTTCCAGGCCATCCTCCGGGGCTGGGGCGACACGACGACCCCGATGTACCTGATGCTGGGCAGCGTCGCCGCAAACGCCGTGCTGGACCCGTTTCTCGTCCTCGGGTTCCAGGACAACGTCGTCTTCTCGCTGGCCGGGCTCCAGGGGCTGGAGGCGTCGCTGTACGCCGCCACGGGCTTTGCCGGGATGGGTGTCTCCGGCGCGGCCATCGCGACCGTCGTCGCCCGCGGCGGGGCGGCGCTTGCGGGCTTCTGGCTCCTGTTTTCGGGCCGGCTGGGCCTGGACATCGCGCTATCGGACCTCTGGCTCGACCGCGAGACCGTCTGGAAGATCCTCGATGTCGGCGGGCCAGCGGGGCTGGAACGGTCGGCGGACTCGCTTGCCTACACCGGGATGACGGTGCTGGTCGCGCTGGTCGGGACCGACGCCGTCGCGGCCTACGGCGTCGGCAACCGCATCAACACGCTGGTCTACCTCCCGGCAGTCGGCCTGGCACAGGGCGTCGAGACGGCGGTCGGCCAGAACCTCGGGGCCGACCAGTCCGGCCGTGCACGGAAGTCAGTCCTGCTGGCGGCGGGACTGGGCGGGGCGGTGTTCCTGGCGGCCAGCCTGGCGGCCTACGCCTTCGCCGCCGGGATCGTCACCGCCTTCCTCGATCCGGCCAAGACCGCCCCGGCGGTCCTCACGATGGGTGCTGAGTACTTCCGGATCATCGGCCCGACCTACGTGTTCATGGGCCTGTTCCACCTGCTCAACGCCGCCTTCCGCGGTGCAGGGAGTACCCGGACGGCGCTTGGCTTCTCGATCGCCTCCCAGTGGCTCTTTCGCATCCCGCCGACGTACCTGTTTATCACCGTCCTCGGGATGGCCGCCGGCGGCGTCTGGTGGGGGATCGCGCTCTCACACGTCGCGGCGGCGGCGCTGGTCGCGGTGTGGTTCCTCGTCGGGAACTGGGACGAGTCGGTCGTCGGCGAGAAACCGGCGGAACAGCCCGACGCGGAGTCCGGCACGACGACGGACTGA